Proteins from a genomic interval of Nocardioidaceae bacterium:
- a CDS encoding FAD-binding oxidoreductase — protein sequence MLPPQPAPAHPTSPQPTPRSTPVTTADTSRDADLTVVALREMLGPDRVETDPDLLRSLSVDRYKKYAAVHGVYEGPFPVALARPVSVEQVSRVLAWATEHGVPVLPRTGGTATEGGLEVVVPDTVILDCSGLDEIVSIDPVDMTATAQCGVPLARLEDAAREHGLTTGHSPQSQPVAQMGGLVATRSIGQLSTLYGGIEDMVAGLEAVFPDGHVARIKAVPRRAAGPDPRHLVIGNEGALCVVTEVTVKLFAHRPETRRYAGWLVADFADGAAGLREVMAQGYRPSVARLYSPEDAAQHSWFTDLVAGPDGKPVRNLVVMATEGPERVSAATMAGIEEIFSGEVFEAVEDGVVRDWFENLNWGPEKLEAEKQAMLDRPHVGFTTEVAIGWSGVAELYESVVRRVREEFDRAEDLTMLGAHSSHSYPDGTNLYFVYDYDVNVEPREELTAYHLPLNAIVVEEALRLGGSMTHHHGIGKYRTPWTEREHGSAYALLRTLKETFDPAGIMNPGTIFPLDGA from the coding sequence ATGCTCCCTCCGCAGCCCGCCCCAGCCCACCCGACCTCACCCCAGCCCACCCCCAGGAGCACCCCTGTGACCACTGCAGACACCTCCCGCGACGCCGACCTCACCGTGGTCGCCCTGCGCGAGATGCTCGGCCCCGACCGCGTCGAGACCGACCCCGACCTGCTGCGCTCGCTGAGCGTGGACCGCTACAAGAAGTACGCGGCCGTCCACGGCGTCTACGAGGGGCCCTTCCCGGTCGCCCTGGCACGCCCGGTCAGCGTCGAGCAGGTCTCGCGGGTGCTGGCCTGGGCGACCGAGCACGGGGTGCCGGTCCTGCCGCGGACGGGTGGCACCGCCACCGAGGGCGGGCTCGAGGTCGTCGTGCCCGACACGGTGATCCTCGACTGCTCCGGCCTCGACGAGATCGTGTCCATCGACCCGGTGGACATGACCGCGACGGCGCAGTGCGGCGTCCCCCTGGCGCGGCTCGAGGACGCCGCGCGGGAGCACGGCCTGACCACCGGCCACTCGCCCCAGTCCCAGCCCGTCGCGCAGATGGGCGGGCTGGTCGCCACCCGCTCGATCGGGCAGCTCTCCACGCTCTACGGCGGCATCGAGGACATGGTCGCCGGGCTCGAGGCGGTCTTCCCCGACGGGCACGTCGCCCGGATCAAGGCGGTGCCCCGCCGCGCGGCCGGCCCGGACCCCCGGCACCTGGTCATCGGCAACGAGGGCGCTCTGTGCGTGGTCACCGAGGTGACCGTCAAGCTCTTCGCCCACCGCCCCGAGACACGGCGCTACGCCGGCTGGCTCGTCGCGGACTTCGCCGACGGGGCGGCGGGACTGCGCGAGGTCATGGCCCAGGGGTACCGCCCCTCGGTCGCCCGCCTCTACAGCCCCGAGGACGCCGCGCAGCACAGCTGGTTCACCGACCTGGTCGCCGGACCCGACGGGAAGCCCGTACGCAACCTGGTGGTCATGGCCACCGAGGGACCCGAACGGGTCTCGGCCGCGACCATGGCGGGGATCGAGGAGATCTTCTCCGGCGAGGTCTTCGAGGCCGTCGAGGACGGCGTCGTCCGCGACTGGTTCGAGAACCTGAACTGGGGTCCCGAGAAGCTCGAGGCGGAGAAACAGGCCATGCTGGACCGGCCCCACGTGGGCTTCACCACCGAGGTCGCGATCGGGTGGTCGGGTGTCGCCGAGCTCTACGAGTCCGTCGTACGCCGCGTCCGTGAGGAGTTCGACCGTGCCGAGGACCTCACGATGCTGGGGGCACACTCCTCGCACAGCTACCCCGACGGGACCAACCTCTACTTCGTCTACGACTACGACGTCAACGTCGAGCCGCGCGAGGAGCTGACCGCCTACCACCTGCCGCTGAACGCCATCGTCGTGGAGGAGGCGCTGCGGCTCGGCGGGTCGATGACCCACCACCACGGCATCGGCAAGTACCGCACCCCGTGGACCGAGCGTGAGCACGGCAGCGCGTACGCCCTGCTGCGGACGCTCAAGGAGACCTTCGACCCCGCCGGGATCATGAACCCCGGGACGATCTTCCCGCTCGACGGTGCCTGA
- a CDS encoding PhoH family protein: MRVPARRGVAVTATNAQPAPSPRAGVRTYVVDTSVLLADPGALRRFDEHEVVLPVVVITELEGKRHHPELGYFARTALRALDELRVAHGRLDAPVPIGDAGGTLHVELNHTDPSALPSGFRLGDNDTRILAVAKNLADEGRTVTLVSKDLPLRVKASAVGLDAQEYRAERVHDSDSGWSGMVELEVESGVLDELYDVGVTLLAEAADLPCHTGLVLLSDRGSALARVRPDKQVQLVRADRDVFGLHGRSAEQRVALDLLMDPEVGIVSLGGRAGTGKSALALCAGLEAVLERRQHKKVVVFRPLFAVGGQELGYLPGSESEKMAPWAQAVFDTLGAVSSPDVVEEVLARGMLEVLPLTHIRGRSLHDAYVIVDEAQSLERNVLLTVLSRVGANSKVVLTHDVAQRDNLRVGRHDGVVAVVERLKGHPLFSHTTLTRSERSPIAALVTEMLENVTM, from the coding sequence ATGCGCGTGCCGGCCCGAAGGGGAGTAGCAGTGACTGCAACGAATGCTCAGCCCGCCCCGTCGCCGCGCGCCGGCGTCCGCACCTACGTCGTCGACACCAGCGTCCTGCTCGCCGACCCCGGGGCCCTGCGACGGTTCGACGAGCACGAGGTCGTGCTGCCGGTCGTCGTGATCACCGAGCTCGAGGGCAAGCGGCACCATCCCGAGCTCGGCTACTTCGCACGCACGGCGCTGCGTGCCCTCGACGAGCTGCGCGTGGCCCATGGGCGGCTCGACGCACCTGTGCCGATCGGCGACGCCGGTGGCACGTTGCACGTGGAGCTCAACCACACCGATCCCTCCGCGCTGCCCTCGGGCTTCCGTCTCGGGGACAACGACACCCGCATCCTCGCCGTGGCGAAGAACCTCGCCGACGAGGGACGCACGGTGACGCTGGTCAGCAAGGACCTCCCGTTGCGGGTGAAGGCCTCGGCGGTCGGTCTGGACGCGCAGGAGTACCGCGCCGAGCGCGTCCACGACTCCGACAGCGGGTGGTCGGGGATGGTCGAGCTGGAGGTCGAGTCCGGCGTGCTCGACGAGCTCTACGACGTCGGCGTCACCCTGCTCGCCGAGGCGGCCGACCTGCCGTGCCACACCGGCCTGGTGCTGCTGAGCGACCGGGGGTCGGCCCTGGCCCGCGTACGCCCCGACAAGCAGGTGCAGCTCGTGCGGGCCGACCGCGACGTCTTCGGCCTGCACGGACGCTCCGCGGAGCAGCGGGTCGCGCTCGACCTCCTCATGGACCCCGAGGTCGGGATCGTCTCGCTCGGGGGGCGCGCCGGCACGGGCAAGTCGGCCCTGGCGCTGTGCGCCGGGCTCGAGGCGGTGCTGGAACGTCGCCAGCACAAGAAGGTCGTGGTCTTCCGGCCGCTGTTCGCCGTCGGCGGGCAGGAGCTCGGGTACCTGCCCGGGTCGGAGTCGGAGAAGATGGCGCCCTGGGCGCAGGCCGTGTTCGACACCCTCGGAGCGGTCAGCAGCCCCGACGTCGTCGAGGAGGTGCTGGCCCGCGGCATGCTCGAGGTGCTGCCGCTGACGCACATCCGTGGCCGGTCGCTGCACGACGCGTACGTCATCGTCGACGAGGCCCAGTCGCTGGAGCGCAACGTGCTGCTCACCGTGCTCTCGCGCGTGGGGGCGAACTCCAAGGTGGTGCTGACCCACGACGTCGCGCAGCGCGACAACCTGCGGGTCGGCCGCCACGACGGTGTCGTGGCGGTGGTGGAGCGTCTGAAGGGCCACCCGCTCTTCAGTCACACCACGCTCACCCGCAGCGAGCGCAGCCCGATCGCGGCCCTGGTGACCGAGATGCTGGAGAACGTGACGATGTAG
- a CDS encoding SDR family oxidoreductase, with translation MRSPATSSSASSSSSSTSRTRPERFRRCVSSLIPAVDHGCCHPDNTLWWGVRVPVSVGGVTATFTYESEDLAGFGLDAFSLAGRTALVTGGNTGLGRAFSVALARAGADVHVVSLLADDGTTRELVKGCGRRYVETIADLTEPGACDAAVAECVERLGALDVLVNSAGMCLTGGPEEFDREPWDRMVAVNLTAAFELARAAGRHMVARGSGRIINIASLFSYLGGQGSPAYAATKHGIVGFTKAYCDELAGHGIGVNAIAPGYYATALTERSRADEVTAARILDHIPAGRWGDPRDLMGALVFLASDASAYVNGHTLVVDGGYLVR, from the coding sequence ATGCGGTCGCCCGCGACGTCCTCGTCGGCCAGCAGCTCGAGCAGCTCGACGTCGCGCACCAGGCCGGAGCGGTTTCGTCGCTGCGTCTCCTCGCTCATCCCGGCAGTCGACCACGGGTGTTGCCATCCTGACAACACGCTCTGGTGGGGCGTACGCGTGCCTGTCAGCGTCGGTGGTGTGACAGCGACGTTCACCTACGAATCCGAGGACCTCGCCGGCTTCGGCCTGGATGCCTTCTCCCTGGCCGGGCGCACGGCCCTGGTCACCGGCGGCAACACCGGTCTCGGCCGGGCGTTCAGCGTGGCCCTGGCACGCGCCGGCGCCGACGTGCACGTGGTCAGCCTCCTCGCCGACGACGGCACCACCCGCGAGCTCGTCAAGGGGTGCGGGCGCCGCTACGTCGAGACGATCGCCGACCTGACCGAGCCCGGCGCATGCGACGCCGCCGTCGCGGAGTGCGTCGAACGGCTCGGTGCGCTCGACGTGCTCGTCAACTCCGCGGGCATGTGCCTGACCGGAGGACCGGAGGAGTTCGACCGCGAACCCTGGGACCGCATGGTCGCCGTCAACCTCACCGCCGCCTTCGAGCTCGCCCGCGCGGCCGGCCGCCACATGGTGGCCCGCGGCTCGGGCCGCATCATCAACATCGCCTCGCTCTTCAGCTACCTCGGCGGTCAGGGCTCCCCGGCGTACGCGGCCACCAAGCACGGCATCGTCGGCTTCACCAAGGCCTACTGCGACGAGCTCGCCGGCCACGGCATCGGCGTGAACGCGATCGCCCCCGGCTACTACGCCACCGCCCTGACCGAGCGTTCCCGTGCCGACGAGGTCACCGCCGCCCGCATCCTCGACCACATCCCGGCTGGGCGCTGGGGCGACCCGCGCGACCTCATGGGCGCGCTGGTGTTCCTCGCCAGCGACGCCTCCGCCTACGTCAACGGCCACACCCTGGTCGTCGACGGGGGCTACCTCGTGCGCTGA
- a CDS encoding carboxylesterase family protein, protein MSLSTRDTTTEAPQWRTPAGTVRGWRDGDVLRATGIRYATAERFAEPVVEPVALEPIDATSWAPACPQPGSPTLEAACHEPMGGMTYDEDCLRVSVTVPADMAPGETLPVMVWIHGGAYRIGAPDAPIFDAAPLVAEQRVVWVAVGYRLGVLGYLGLDGTPANLGLLDQLEALRWVRRNVAAFGGDDADVTLIGQSAGGDAVAHLMVAQGTERLFERAVVMSAPLGITTGREKMTAAMVEAVTGSVADPRTAPVEDLVAAQDTAVAAAAPFGLVAAMPFGVEYGRHPLPPEAEMDAAWRAVAPDVELLIGATDREVALYAAVMPPLVRLAKVPGVGTALVASMVRVLTWRIFGGAAASFGARHRRAGGRGNRYSIVWGSPGNPFDGAHVIDMPLLFGTKESWGPAPMLDGLAWSEVEAAGRTVRRLWGDFARSGTLPRTRRWGLISVRGL, encoded by the coding sequence ATGAGCCTCTCGACCCGTGACACCACCACCGAGGCGCCGCAGTGGCGTACGCCCGCCGGCACCGTGCGCGGCTGGCGCGACGGGGACGTGCTCCGGGCCACCGGCATCCGCTACGCGACCGCCGAGAGGTTCGCCGAGCCGGTCGTGGAGCCCGTCGCGCTCGAGCCGATCGATGCCACGAGCTGGGCGCCGGCCTGTCCCCAGCCGGGCTCGCCCACCCTCGAGGCCGCGTGCCACGAGCCGATGGGCGGCATGACCTACGACGAGGACTGCCTGCGCGTCTCGGTCACCGTGCCCGCCGACATGGCTCCCGGCGAGACGCTGCCGGTGATGGTGTGGATCCACGGCGGCGCGTACCGGATCGGTGCCCCCGACGCCCCCATCTTCGACGCCGCCCCGCTGGTCGCCGAGCAGCGCGTCGTGTGGGTCGCGGTCGGCTACCGCCTCGGTGTGCTCGGCTACCTGGGCCTGGACGGCACGCCCGCGAACCTCGGTCTGCTCGACCAGCTCGAGGCGTTGCGGTGGGTGCGCCGCAACGTCGCGGCCTTCGGTGGGGACGACGCCGACGTCACGCTGATCGGGCAGTCCGCCGGTGGTGACGCGGTCGCTCACCTCATGGTCGCCCAGGGCACCGAGCGGCTCTTCGAGCGCGCCGTCGTGATGAGCGCACCGCTCGGCATCACCACCGGCCGCGAGAAGATGACCGCGGCCATGGTCGAGGCCGTGACCGGGAGCGTCGCCGACCCGCGGACGGCCCCCGTCGAGGACCTCGTCGCCGCCCAGGACACCGCGGTCGCGGCCGCCGCCCCCTTCGGTCTGGTCGCGGCGATGCCCTTCGGCGTCGAGTACGGCCGCCACCCCCTGCCTCCCGAGGCCGAGATGGACGCCGCGTGGCGTGCCGTCGCCCCCGACGTCGAGCTGCTCATCGGGGCGACCGACCGCGAGGTCGCGCTCTACGCAGCCGTGATGCCTCCGCTGGTGAGGCTCGCCAAGGTGCCCGGCGTGGGCACCGCCCTGGTCGCCTCCATGGTGCGGGTGCTGACCTGGCGCATCTTCGGGGGCGCTGCAGCCTCGTTCGGAGCGCGGCACCGACGCGCCGGTGGGCGCGGCAACCGCTACTCGATCGTGTGGGGGTCCCCGGGAAATCCCTTCGACGGCGCCCACGTCATCGACATGCCGCTGCTCTTCGGCACGAAGGAGTCGTGGGGTCCGGCCCCGATGCTCGACGGTCTCGCGTGGTCGGAGGTCGAGGCGGCCGGGCGTACGGTGCGGCGGCTGTGGGGCGACTTCGCGCGCTCCGGGACGCTGCCGCGCACGCGCCGGTGGGGCCTGATCTCCGTCCGCGGCCTCTAG
- a CDS encoding isoprenyl transferase — MAKRGVRRVLVPAYERRLSDRLDHERVPRHIGVMLDGNRRWAKAVGESTADGHRAGAANIEPLLDWCEEVGVEVVTLWLLSTDNLKRSAAELEPLLGIIGEVVSSLADAGRWRIHLVGRLDLLPESTRTCLETAAASSAGSDGIIVNVAVGYGGRQEIADAVSSLLREHAERGTSVQELADQLDVEHIAAHLYTKGQPDPDLVIRTSGEQRLGGFLLWQSAASEFYFCEAYWPDFRKVDFLRALRTYAERDRRFGA, encoded by the coding sequence GTGGCCAAGCGCGGCGTGCGCCGCGTCCTCGTGCCGGCGTACGAGCGTCGGCTCAGCGACCGGCTCGACCACGAGCGGGTGCCCCGGCACATCGGCGTGATGCTCGACGGCAACCGCCGGTGGGCGAAGGCGGTGGGGGAGTCCACCGCCGACGGGCACCGCGCCGGCGCCGCCAACATCGAGCCCCTGCTGGACTGGTGCGAGGAGGTCGGCGTCGAGGTCGTCACCCTGTGGCTGCTGTCGACCGACAACCTCAAGCGCAGCGCCGCCGAGCTCGAGCCGCTGCTGGGCATCATCGGGGAGGTCGTCTCCTCCCTGGCCGACGCGGGTCGCTGGCGCATCCACCTCGTCGGACGGCTCGACCTGCTGCCCGAGAGCACCCGCACCTGCCTGGAGACCGCGGCCGCGTCCAGCGCCGGCTCCGACGGCATCATCGTCAACGTCGCCGTGGGGTACGGGGGACGCCAGGAGATCGCCGACGCCGTCAGCTCCCTGCTCCGCGAGCACGCCGAGCGCGGCACGTCGGTGCAGGAGCTCGCCGACCAGCTCGACGTCGAGCACATCGCGGCGCACCTCTACACGAAGGGGCAGCCCGACCCCGACCTGGTGATCCGCACCTCCGGGGAGCAGCGGCTCGGGGGGTTCCTGCTGTGGCAGTCCGCGGCCAGCGAGTTCTACTTCTGCGAGGCCTACTGGCCCGACTTCCGCAAGGTGGACTTCCTGCGCGCGTTGCGCACGTACGCGGAGCGCGACCGACGCTTCGGCGCCTGA
- a CDS encoding lytic transglycosylase domain-containing protein, with product MVAASATATAAVAGLTALSAGSDPALTSARTAAGAVQDASSVVALTATDLAPDLGREGGAESGDASLSAADLEERVLSVSRSDARAIEAYEASSADFVADPTRESVLTSGTEGVAITVEEDLTQQDPRDIALELMPEYGLSTAEFGCLDSLWVSESDWDMHADNPTSTAYGIPQALMSAWDLPADYTTNPVTQIEWGLWYIEDTYGTACAAWDFKQANNWY from the coding sequence GTGGTCGCAGCGTCCGCGACCGCCACGGCGGCCGTCGCCGGTCTGACGGCGCTGAGCGCCGGGTCCGACCCGGCGCTCACCTCGGCGCGTACGGCCGCCGGCGCCGTCCAGGACGCCTCGAGCGTCGTGGCCCTGACCGCTACCGACCTCGCTCCCGACCTCGGGCGTGAGGGCGGCGCCGAGTCCGGTGACGCGTCGCTGAGCGCCGCCGACCTCGAGGAGCGCGTCCTGAGCGTCTCGCGCAGTGACGCCCGCGCCATCGAGGCGTACGAGGCCTCGTCGGCGGACTTCGTCGCCGATCCGACCCGGGAGTCCGTGCTGACCTCGGGCACCGAGGGTGTGGCGATCACCGTCGAGGAGGACCTGACGCAGCAGGACCCGCGCGACATCGCTCTCGAGCTCATGCCCGAGTACGGGCTCTCGACCGCGGAGTTCGGTTGCCTGGACTCGCTGTGGGTCTCCGAGAGCGACTGGGACATGCACGCCGACAACCCCACCTCCACGGCGTACGGCATCCCCCAGGCGCTGATGAGCGCCTGGGACCTGCCGGCTGACTACACGACGAATCCCGTCACGCAGATCGAGTGGGGCCTCTGGTACATCGAGGACACCTACGGCACCGCCTGCGCCGCGTGGGACTTCAAGCAGGCGAACAACTGGTACTGA